Proteins from a single region of Belliella baltica DSM 15883:
- a CDS encoding SixA phosphatase family protein, with protein MKKLIIIRHAKSSWDDPYLEDHQRPLAQRGLRDSPRMGQRLKRRNIVPDKMISSDAARAKATALIIAEQLHFPKENIEFTRKLYHTSAYLILDLIKKTGDDIDALFIFGHIPGFNDLINLLGGKIDNLPTCGQYAFTFDTDSWSQISKKNAITWFLDYPKKEN; from the coding sequence ATGAAAAAGTTAATCATCATTAGGCATGCAAAATCTTCATGGGACGATCCTTATTTAGAAGATCACCAAAGACCATTAGCTCAAAGGGGTTTGAGAGATTCTCCAAGAATGGGACAAAGGCTAAAAAGAAGAAATATCGTCCCTGACAAGATGATTTCTTCAGATGCAGCCCGAGCGAAAGCAACTGCTTTGATAATTGCAGAACAGCTTCATTTCCCTAAAGAAAATATTGAATTCACAAGAAAATTATATCATACTTCAGCTTATTTAATATTAGATTTGATCAAAAAAACAGGAGATGATATCGATGCACTTTTCATCTTCGGTCACATTCCAGGATTCAATGATTTGATCAATTTACTTGGTGGAAAAATCGATAATTTACCAACCTGTGGTCAATATGCTTTTACTTTTGATACCGATTCTTGGAGTCAAATAAGCAAGAAAAATGCAATAACATGGTTTCTCGACTATCCTAAAAAGGAAAATTAA
- a CDS encoding sulfite exporter TauE/SafE family protein, protein MIWTAFLLGFLGSFHCLGMCGPIALAVSAKDNAPFLRNKIIYNLGRTLTYSILGAIIGMIGFSLALAGIQQWISIGMGALILLMAFFYKRAERVITQSGLFGAIYKLKFSLGYFLKKGGSTAFFASGLLNGLLPCGMVYIALIASLALQNPLNGAIYMFFFGIGTIPMLIAVMVSGKILSIKIRTKLTNALPYLAMFIGILFIVRGLGLGIHYISPKLHIFDYGTEQIEITMCE, encoded by the coding sequence ATGATTTGGACTGCGTTTTTATTGGGTTTCTTGGGTTCATTCCATTGTCTTGGAATGTGCGGACCTATTGCTTTGGCTGTTTCAGCGAAAGACAATGCTCCATTTCTTCGCAATAAGATCATTTACAATCTAGGTCGAACACTTACCTATTCTATTCTAGGAGCCATCATAGGGATGATTGGTTTTTCCTTAGCTTTGGCCGGAATTCAGCAATGGATATCGATTGGTATGGGAGCATTGATTTTGCTGATGGCATTTTTCTACAAAAGAGCTGAAAGAGTAATCACTCAATCAGGATTATTTGGAGCAATTTATAAATTAAAATTTTCTTTAGGATATTTTTTGAAAAAAGGTGGAAGCACTGCTTTTTTTGCTTCAGGCCTCCTTAATGGTCTTCTTCCTTGTGGAATGGTTTACATCGCGCTGATCGCATCATTAGCTTTACAAAACCCATTGAATGGGGCTATTTACATGTTCTTTTTCGGCATAGGAACTATCCCCATGTTGATCGCAGTGATGGTGTCAGGAAAGATCTTATCCATTAAAATCCGAACGAAACTCACAAACGCTTTGCCTTATTTGGCGATGTTTATTGGTATTCTATTCATCGTCCGTGGTCTAGGCTTAGGAATCCATTATATTAGCCCCAAGCTTCATATTTTTGACTATGGAACTGAGCAGATAGAAATCACCATGTGCGAGTAA
- a CDS encoding SDR family NAD(P)-dependent oxidoreductase translates to MKSLFIITGASKGIGRALVDQLSENTEHQIIGISRSSIYEEKSNIQHLSLDLGDFDAIINSLSQIFPEGNFERIVLINNAGWIGQIDYFGKIDAKSIQKIHNINTIAPALLMNGFVRKYRDTKNSERTVINISSGAAKKGIDGWSGYSSSKAALNMMTEAAQEEANKSNSKIKFFALSPGVVDTKMQEDIRSAPEDGFSLLGKFKGLKADNALSSPEEAAEKIIFLIENRDQFEGVLQDVREF, encoded by the coding sequence ATGAAATCACTTTTTATAATCACTGGAGCAAGCAAGGGAATTGGCAGAGCATTAGTAGATCAACTTAGCGAAAATACAGAGCATCAAATCATCGGTATTTCTAGGTCATCGATTTATGAAGAAAAATCAAATATTCAACATCTTTCTCTTGATCTTGGGGATTTTGATGCTATAATCAACAGCCTTTCACAAATCTTCCCTGAAGGTAATTTTGAGCGAATAGTTTTGATCAATAATGCAGGGTGGATAGGTCAAATCGATTATTTCGGGAAAATAGATGCCAAGAGCATTCAAAAGATTCACAATATCAACACTATTGCACCAGCACTTTTGATGAATGGATTTGTCCGTAAATACCGTGATACTAAAAACTCTGAACGCACGGTAATCAATATCAGTTCAGGGGCAGCCAAAAAAGGAATAGATGGATGGTCAGGATATTCTTCTTCAAAAGCAGCTCTCAACATGATGACCGAGGCCGCGCAAGAGGAGGCTAACAAATCAAATTCCAAAATCAAGTTTTTTGCTTTATCACCGGGAGTAGTTGACACAAAAATGCAGGAAGATATTCGCTCTGCACCAGAAGATGGATTTTCCTTATTGGGAAAATTTAAAGGGCTCAAAGCTGACAATGCATTAAGCAGTCCTGAAGAAGCTGCGGAAAAAATTATTTTCTTGATTGAAAATAGAGATCAGTTTGAGGGAGTTTTACAGGATGTGCGAGAATTTTAA
- the porQ gene encoding type IX secretion system protein PorQ, translating to MKIKFVYTQLFLLGCLLISLQETLGQTSTAAFNFIDNPSHAKLAALGGVNLTAGNDPLMFLSNPALLDSSRIQTPAFHYLNFPGGINVATLGYNFEGIRNGIIGIGLQYFNYGEFEGYDQIGMATGSFSANEFALTVGYSKRQGVFQYGTNFKILGSVLEGYQAYAFAFDFGINYHHPEKDLILAINARNIGFNLSNYIEGQNLQIPSDIRIGASYKPEFAPFRFHIALRNLQGKEQDFFISDPFRNNDEIGGVDKLFRRAVLGVEILPSEQFHLRLGYNHLIRKEFETTNGAGAGGFTGGFAFKVKQFELSYARMFYNIPGGSNIFGISTAINKKRTF from the coding sequence TTGAAAATAAAGTTTGTATATACCCAATTGTTCTTGCTGGGCTGTCTTTTGATATCCCTGCAAGAGACTTTGGGACAAACTTCTACAGCTGCTTTTAATTTTATTGACAATCCCTCACATGCGAAACTTGCTGCTCTCGGAGGCGTAAACCTTACCGCAGGAAATGATCCGCTAATGTTTTTGTCAAATCCAGCATTATTGGATAGCAGCAGAATCCAAACCCCAGCCTTTCATTATCTTAATTTCCCTGGAGGTATTAATGTTGCCACATTAGGCTACAATTTCGAAGGAATTCGAAATGGAATCATTGGAATAGGACTTCAGTATTTCAATTATGGGGAATTTGAAGGCTATGATCAGATTGGAATGGCTACAGGAAGCTTCTCAGCTAATGAATTTGCATTAACTGTAGGGTATTCAAAAAGGCAAGGTGTTTTTCAATATGGTACAAATTTTAAAATTTTGGGATCAGTTTTGGAGGGATATCAGGCTTACGCTTTTGCATTTGACTTTGGAATCAATTATCACCATCCCGAAAAAGATTTGATCTTAGCCATCAATGCTAGAAATATCGGTTTCAATCTGAGTAATTATATAGAAGGTCAAAACTTACAAATCCCGTCTGATATACGCATTGGAGCTAGTTACAAGCCGGAATTTGCTCCTTTTAGATTTCATATTGCCCTTAGAAATCTTCAAGGAAAAGAACAAGATTTCTTTATATCTGATCCTTTCAGAAACAATGATGAAATAGGAGGAGTTGATAAGTTGTTTAGAAGAGCAGTGCTAGGTGTTGAGATTTTACCGTCTGAACAATTTCACCTTAGATTAGGCTACAACCATTTAATCCGAAAAGAATTTGAGACTACTAATGGCGCAGGAGCAGGAGGTTTTACAGGAGGCTTTGCTTTCAAAGTAAAGCAATTTGAATTGTCCTACGCAAGGATGTTTTATAATATTCCTGGAGGTTCTAACATATTTGGAATTTCTACAGCAATTAATAAAAAAAGAACGTTTTAA
- the ccoG gene encoding cytochrome c oxidase accessory protein CcoG — MSSNREVFDPNSFRDSLGTVKEDGKRNWIYPKKVSGKFYRWRTYFSWVLLAILFAGPFIQVGGRPYMLFNIFERKFIIFGAAFWPQDTHLLIFLLLIFFVFIILFTAVFGRVFCGWACPQTLFMEMVFRKIEYWIEGDANQQRKLNAMSWTPEKIWKKSLKLTIFTFISLLISHTVMAYLIGVDQVIEIVSQPPSAHLSGFIGLMAFTGIFLFVFSWFREQACIVVCPYGRLQGVLLDANTINVTYDHVRGEPRGMIRKNKVDETPKGDCVDCTLCVQVCPTGIDIRNGVQMECVNCTACIDACDEVMVKVDRPTGLIRYASDNSVLKQTQKLLTPRVKIYSLLLIILMGAFVALIATRDDLGATVTRFRGMTYQARDTGEISNLYEVSFINKTFEEQLVELKTEDPSYQIEVVGDQDWTLAGQSKFDGRFFIVKDQKEVKTNQDDVVLLLLQNGEVIDKIKTSFVAPLSKD, encoded by the coding sequence ATGAGTAGCAATAGGGAGGTTTTCGATCCTAATAGTTTTAGAGATTCTTTAGGAACCGTAAAGGAGGATGGTAAGAGAAACTGGATTTATCCTAAAAAGGTATCTGGAAAATTTTACCGTTGGAGAACCTACTTTTCTTGGGTTTTGCTTGCAATTCTATTTGCTGGTCCATTTATCCAAGTGGGCGGACGGCCTTATATGCTATTCAATATTTTCGAGAGGAAATTCATTATCTTCGGAGCCGCTTTTTGGCCTCAGGATACGCATTTATTGATCTTTTTGCTACTCATTTTCTTTGTATTTATCATTTTGTTTACAGCAGTTTTTGGACGGGTCTTCTGCGGATGGGCCTGCCCTCAAACGTTGTTTATGGAAATGGTCTTTCGCAAAATCGAATATTGGATAGAAGGTGATGCTAATCAACAGCGAAAACTCAATGCTATGTCTTGGACTCCAGAGAAAATCTGGAAAAAGAGCTTGAAGTTGACTATTTTCACATTCATTTCTCTTTTGATTTCACATACTGTCATGGCTTATTTGATAGGTGTGGATCAAGTCATAGAAATTGTCAGTCAACCTCCTTCTGCGCATTTGTCAGGTTTTATCGGATTGATGGCCTTTACTGGTATTTTCTTATTCGTTTTCTCTTGGTTTAGAGAACAAGCCTGTATAGTAGTTTGTCCCTATGGAAGATTGCAAGGTGTATTGCTTGATGCGAATACGATCAATGTGACTTATGATCATGTCAGAGGAGAACCGAGAGGAATGATCAGAAAAAATAAAGTGGATGAAACTCCAAAGGGAGACTGTGTAGATTGTACGCTTTGTGTTCAAGTTTGTCCTACTGGTATTGATATCAGAAATGGAGTACAAATGGAATGTGTTAACTGTACTGCTTGCATAGATGCATGTGATGAAGTGATGGTCAAAGTAGATAGACCAACAGGCTTAATCCGATATGCATCGGACAATAGTGTGCTGAAACAAACGCAAAAACTATTAACTCCAAGGGTGAAAATTTACTCTTTGCTTTTAATTATTTTGATGGGAGCTTTTGTTGCTTTGATCGCTACAAGAGATGATCTCGGGGCAACGGTAACAAGATTCAGAGGAATGACCTACCAAGCTAGAGATACAGGAGAAATCAGCAACTTATATGAAGTTTCTTTTATCAATAAAACTTTTGAAGAGCAATTGGTGGAGTTAAAAACAGAAGATCCTTCCTATCAAATTGAAGTAGTTGGAGATCAGGATTGGACACTTGCTGGACAATCGAAGTTTGATGGTAGATTCTTTATTGTCAAAGATCAAAAAGAAGTTAAGACAAATCAAGATGATGTAGTGCTTTTACTCCTTCAAAATGGAGAAGTGATTGATAAAATTAAAACAAGTTTTGTAGCACCTTTATCAAAGGATTAA
- a CDS encoding FixH family protein, producing the protein MDWGKGIVVVIAVFVLFMAGLVGICVKQDDIHLVTQNYYEEEIKYQDQIDKIINAHSLDYEVLTYNIQLKSVVMNLPVGAKGTLHLFRPSDARLDQKIDFQLLNKEENTVDVTHLKAGYWKVKLTWEENGVSYYEEKKINI; encoded by the coding sequence ATGGACTGGGGAAAAGGAATAGTTGTAGTGATTGCCGTTTTCGTTTTGTTTATGGCAGGATTGGTTGGCATTTGTGTAAAACAAGATGATATTCACTTGGTAACTCAAAATTACTACGAAGAGGAAATCAAGTACCAAGATCAAATTGATAAAATAATCAATGCTCATTCCTTGGATTATGAAGTTCTAACTTACAATATACAGCTCAAGAGCGTGGTTATGAATCTCCCCGTTGGAGCTAAAGGAACGCTGCATTTATTCAGACCATCAGACGCTAGATTAGATCAGAAAATTGACTTTCAGTTGCTAAATAAAGAAGAGAATACAGTTGATGTAACTCACCTGAAGGCTGGATATTGGAAAGTAAAGTTGACTTGGGAAGAAAATGGAGTATCCTATTATGAAGAGAAAAAAATCAATATTTAA
- the hslU gene encoding ATP-dependent protease ATPase subunit HslU has product MRSDFKDLTPRQIVAELDKYIIGQHDAKRNVAIALRNRIRRLMVKSEIQKDIVPNNILMIGSTGVGKTEIARRLAKIANAPFTKVEASKFTEVGYVGRDVESMVRDLVEQSVHLVQAQKNEEVKEKAAAAVEEIILDILIPPVKSAGFTRNIGVSNTDFNPESSSDEELNERTRDRFRDKLRNGELEDRKIEINVKQSPPVGIGMIGNGMMDDASMAGIQDMLSGMMPKKTKKRKLTIGEARKVLLEEEASKLIDFDDVKEEAIKLAENNGIIFIDEIDKIASKSGKGGSGPDVSREGVQRDLLPIVEGSAVNTKYGIINTDHVLFIAAGAFHVAKPSDLIPELQGRFPIRVELSSLTEDDFYRILKDPKNALTKQYQALFEAEEVYLDFNDDAIKEIAKLAFQINEEVENIGARRLHTVMSHLLNDFLFDVPDTIEVNSKIMITQEMVSERLSGLIKNRDLSQYIL; this is encoded by the coding sequence ATGAGAAGTGATTTTAAAGATTTAACACCAAGACAGATCGTAGCTGAATTGGATAAATACATTATTGGTCAGCATGATGCTAAGAGAAATGTAGCCATTGCACTCCGAAATAGAATTAGGAGATTGATGGTAAAAAGTGAAATTCAAAAAGACATTGTTCCAAACAATATTTTGATGATTGGTTCTACGGGTGTAGGTAAAACTGAAATAGCTAGAAGGCTAGCTAAGATTGCCAATGCGCCTTTTACAAAAGTTGAAGCTTCGAAGTTTACAGAAGTAGGCTACGTAGGTCGTGATGTCGAAAGTATGGTTAGGGATTTGGTAGAACAATCTGTTCACCTTGTTCAAGCACAAAAAAACGAAGAGGTTAAAGAAAAAGCTGCAGCTGCGGTAGAGGAAATTATTTTGGATATTCTTATCCCTCCAGTGAAATCTGCAGGATTTACTAGGAATATTGGTGTTAGCAACACAGATTTTAATCCAGAAAGTTCTTCAGATGAAGAACTCAATGAAAGAACTAGAGATAGATTCAGAGACAAGCTCAGAAATGGAGAACTTGAAGACAGGAAAATTGAAATCAATGTCAAGCAAAGTCCTCCAGTAGGCATTGGTATGATTGGCAATGGAATGATGGACGATGCCAGTATGGCTGGAATTCAAGACATGCTGAGTGGAATGATGCCGAAAAAAACCAAAAAAAGGAAATTGACAATCGGTGAAGCAAGAAAAGTGCTTTTGGAAGAAGAAGCGAGTAAATTAATTGACTTCGATGATGTAAAAGAAGAAGCGATAAAACTTGCTGAGAACAATGGAATTATCTTTATAGATGAAATCGATAAAATTGCTTCAAAAAGTGGTAAAGGAGGAAGTGGTCCCGATGTGTCGAGAGAAGGAGTTCAGCGGGATCTATTACCAATCGTAGAAGGCTCCGCAGTAAACACTAAATATGGCATCATTAACACAGACCATGTTTTATTTATTGCTGCGGGAGCATTTCATGTGGCCAAGCCATCCGATTTGATTCCTGAACTTCAGGGTAGATTCCCAATTAGAGTAGAATTGAGCAGTCTTACCGAAGATGATTTCTACAGAATCTTGAAGGATCCTAAAAATGCATTGACAAAACAATATCAAGCCTTATTTGAAGCAGAGGAAGTTTATTTGGACTTCAATGACGATGCAATTAAGGAAATTGCAAAGTTGGCTTTTCAAATTAATGAAGAAGTTGAAAATATAGGGGCTAGAAGATTACATACTGTAATGAGTCACTTATTAAATGACTTCTTGTTTGATGTTCCTGATACCATAGAGGTGAACTCGAAAATCATGATTACGCAAGAAATGGTCAGCGAAAGATTAAGTGGGTTGATCAAAAATCGAGATTTATCTCAGTACATATTATAA
- a CDS encoding cold-shock protein, whose product MLTGTVKFYNDAKGFGFIVDDESQNDVFVHATGLVDKVAQDDKVTFEVKEGKQGLNAINVKKA is encoded by the coding sequence ATGCTTACCGGAACAGTAAAATTCTACAATGACGCGAAGGGATTTGGATTTATCGTTGATGACGAATCTCAAAATGATGTATTTGTCCATGCCACAGGGCTAGTTGACAAAGTTGCACAAGATGACAAAGTAACCTTTGAGGTAAAAGAAGGCAAACAAGGCCTGAATGCTATAAATGTAAAAAAAGCATAA
- a CDS encoding amidohydrolase family protein: MQSFKIKFILIAIVFSFTVQSFAQDYVFTSVNIIDMASEQILKNHYIHVKSGKIHAINPEINGLPTDKDVIVIDGDGAFVFPGLAEMHSHIPVTNSDDFSYLQDVMWLYLANGVLNVRGMIGHSSHLVLKDKIKNGEITGPRIFAAGPSLNGDSVEDAEAGNRMVREQAEAGYDHLKLHPGLDMPKFMAISTTAKAKGIKFGGHVSLDVGLENSILNGYRSIEHMDGYIEYLIDDKSKLDPQIAGPFSMLLAKEANMERLPKIIELTLAQGAWIAPTLTLFERFFGYIPADEFRLASEMKYMPGLQVQQWVNQKKMLEGQGLLKEENVKPYLEFRKKLLMALHENGVPIIMSSDSPQVFNVPGFSIHHEIAALSDAGMSNYEILKSGSVNVAKYFEMEGEFGQIIPGASADFVMLDGNPLENLDALKKIQSIMLRGEWIQKNKLEAELERLEIKNLRK; this comes from the coding sequence ATGCAATCATTCAAAATCAAATTTATCTTAATCGCTATTGTTTTTAGTTTCACTGTGCAAAGTTTTGCTCAAGATTATGTTTTCACGTCAGTGAATATTATAGATATGGCAAGTGAGCAAATTTTGAAAAATCATTATATACATGTCAAGTCTGGAAAAATTCATGCCATAAATCCGGAAATTAATGGTTTGCCAACTGACAAAGATGTAATTGTAATTGATGGAGATGGTGCTTTTGTTTTTCCAGGTTTAGCTGAAATGCATTCCCATATCCCTGTCACAAATTCAGACGATTTTTCTTACCTCCAAGATGTCATGTGGCTTTATCTGGCCAATGGAGTTTTGAACGTTCGAGGAATGATCGGTCATTCCTCTCATTTGGTTCTCAAGGATAAAATCAAAAATGGGGAGATTACTGGCCCTCGGATTTTTGCAGCAGGGCCTTCTTTGAACGGAGATTCTGTGGAGGATGCTGAGGCTGGAAATAGAATGGTGCGAGAACAAGCAGAAGCAGGCTACGATCACCTGAAACTCCATCCTGGATTGGATATGCCAAAGTTTATGGCGATTTCTACTACTGCCAAAGCGAAGGGGATTAAGTTTGGTGGACACGTTTCTTTAGATGTGGGTTTGGAAAATTCTATATTGAATGGTTACCGATCTATTGAGCACATGGATGGCTATATCGAATATTTGATTGATGACAAAAGCAAGTTGGATCCTCAGATAGCAGGGCCTTTCAGTATGTTGCTCGCCAAAGAAGCAAATATGGAAAGGCTACCAAAAATTATTGAGTTGACCTTGGCTCAGGGAGCATGGATAGCTCCAACACTTACTTTATTTGAAAGATTTTTTGGATATATTCCAGCTGATGAGTTCAGATTAGCATCAGAAATGAAATATATGCCTGGACTTCAAGTGCAGCAGTGGGTAAACCAAAAAAAGATGCTTGAAGGACAAGGACTTTTAAAAGAAGAAAATGTGAAACCATACCTCGAGTTTCGGAAAAAGCTCTTGATGGCATTGCATGAAAATGGAGTGCCTATCATCATGAGTTCGGATTCTCCACAGGTATTCAACGTGCCTGGTTTTTCTATTCATCATGAAATAGCGGCACTATCTGACGCGGGGATGAGTAATTATGAAATATTGAAATCAGGTTCGGTAAACGTGGCTAAGTACTTTGAAATGGAAGGTGAATTTGGTCAAATTATTCCTGGTGCTTCGGCTGATTTTGTAATGTTAGATGGAAATCCACTTGAGAATTTAGATGCCTTGAAAAAAATTCAATCGATCATGTTAAGAGGTGAATGGATTCAAAAAAATAAATTAGAAGCTGAATTGGAAAGACTTGAAATAAAAAACCTTAGGAAGTAA
- the hemN gene encoding oxygen-independent coproporphyrinogen III oxidase: MKNQPTLLHKYNVPAPRYTSYPTVPLWADDMNEEKWKKLVKVAYEDFGDSEGITLYIHLPYCESLCTYCGCNKRITKNHAVETPYIESVIKEWEIYLSLFETKPKLAGIHLGGGTPTFFSSSSLKTMLSFILGTSELMKGAELSFEGHPNNTTRDHLKTLFDLGFRRVSYGIQDFNLEVQKAIHRIQPLEKVKEATDVARDIGYDSVNFDLIYGLPHQTIATIEDTFEKVSSLMPDRIAFYSYAHLPSAFPAQKSFEQFLPKEEEKRALYEKGKEILSKMGYLEVGMDHFALENDQLYQAKENKTLHRNFMGYTTSPSKILIGLGNSSISDIYYAYSQNNKDINLYKEQISLGNLSLSKGHTMSSEDIATRNLILSLICNQVAQWDATFYHQISQSNLEKLLIFQKEGLVQFDESGIQISEIGLPFVRNICTVFDLRMQEKTERQFVFSKAI, translated from the coding sequence ATGAAAAACCAACCAACCCTTCTGCATAAATACAATGTCCCAGCACCACGCTACACCTCCTATCCTACTGTTCCACTTTGGGCAGATGATATGAATGAGGAGAAATGGAAAAAACTGGTCAAAGTCGCTTACGAGGATTTTGGAGATTCTGAAGGCATTACACTTTATATTCACCTTCCATATTGTGAAAGTTTGTGCACCTACTGTGGCTGCAACAAGCGCATTACAAAGAATCATGCAGTCGAGACGCCCTATATCGAAAGCGTAATCAAAGAATGGGAAATATATCTTTCACTCTTTGAGACGAAACCAAAACTCGCTGGAATTCATCTTGGAGGTGGAACACCTACTTTCTTTTCCTCATCATCTCTTAAGACTATGTTGAGCTTTATACTTGGCACTTCCGAACTTATGAAAGGGGCAGAACTGAGTTTTGAAGGGCATCCCAACAATACGACAAGAGACCATTTAAAAACACTTTTTGATCTTGGTTTCCGACGTGTAAGTTACGGTATTCAAGATTTTAATTTGGAGGTACAAAAAGCCATTCATCGAATTCAGCCTTTAGAAAAGGTAAAAGAGGCCACAGATGTAGCTAGAGATATTGGTTATGATTCTGTGAATTTTGATTTGATTTATGGCCTGCCGCATCAGACCATTGCTACTATTGAAGATACATTTGAGAAAGTTTCTAGTTTGATGCCAGATCGTATCGCTTTTTACAGTTATGCACATCTTCCTTCTGCTTTTCCTGCTCAAAAGAGCTTTGAACAATTTCTACCGAAGGAAGAAGAAAAAAGAGCACTGTATGAAAAAGGCAAGGAAATCCTTTCTAAAATGGGCTATCTCGAAGTAGGCATGGATCATTTTGCATTAGAAAACGATCAACTTTATCAAGCCAAAGAAAATAAAACCCTTCATAGAAATTTTATGGGCTACACCACTTCTCCTTCTAAAATTTTAATTGGTCTTGGAAATAGTTCGATATCGGATATCTATTATGCCTACAGTCAAAACAACAAAGATATCAATCTATATAAAGAACAAATTTCTTTGGGAAATTTATCATTGTCCAAAGGACATACGATGAGTTCTGAAGACATAGCTACAAGAAATCTGATTTTGAGTCTAATCTGCAATCAAGTCGCTCAATGGGACGCTACATTTTATCATCAGATTAGCCAAAGCAATTTAGAAAAGCTATTGATATTTCAGAAAGAAGGCTTGGTACAGTTTGATGAATCTGGTATTCAAATTTCGGAAATAGGACTTCCATTTGTAAGAAATATCTGCACAGTCTTTGACCTGAGAATGCAAGAAAAAACAGAGAGGCAGTTTGTTTTTAGTAAGGCAATTTGA
- a CDS encoding DUF294 nucleotidyltransferase-like domain-containing protein translates to MIQSTEINTDKFYSKKVGDLHHRNLRICEVSKPIFEAAQIMAKEKISCLFIGDSNQNILGFVTDITLRDKVIAKQMDTSAPISSIMDRGIVAISNNAFLYEALLLMFQTKTRYLLVKYKDTYIGWISRTKILTEQSQGPFIFIQSVKQALDVDELKAKWQQVPKIIHQLIENGLKSEIINQIVTTVSDTIALRVIENVISDLGTPPAKFVFFVMGSEGRGEQTLKTDQDNAIIYEDKANEQRELVRDYFLDFSNRVSTDLDHIGFSFCLGGFMAKNPKWTHSLSHWKRNYESWIQESTQETVMKYSTFFDCRAIYGDFGILEELKDFMDQQLQNPTERFFLNMGNNALQYEPPLTFLKNIRTFKIEGEKFFDIKKTMTPIVDLVRIFALKNRVFETNTGKRILALQQKGIFTEKEAQELQHAYYYLMALRLEKQALMIIEENKTPENFVSIKELTKVQMVTLVEIFKVIKEFQLKIKIEFTKNLF, encoded by the coding sequence ATGATACAATCCACAGAAATCAATACTGACAAGTTCTATTCTAAGAAAGTTGGCGATCTTCATCACCGAAATCTTAGAATTTGTGAAGTTAGCAAGCCTATTTTTGAAGCAGCACAAATCATGGCAAAAGAGAAAATTTCTTGCCTTTTTATTGGAGATTCTAATCAAAACATTCTTGGCTTTGTCACTGACATCACTCTTCGGGACAAAGTGATTGCTAAACAGATGGACACTTCGGCTCCTATAAGCTCTATCATGGACAGGGGCATTGTGGCCATTTCTAACAATGCCTTTCTTTATGAAGCCTTACTTTTAATGTTTCAGACCAAAACGAGGTATCTTCTGGTAAAATATAAGGATACTTATATAGGATGGATCAGTAGAACTAAAATCCTAACTGAACAATCACAAGGACCATTTATTTTTATTCAATCTGTAAAACAAGCTTTGGATGTAGATGAACTCAAGGCTAAGTGGCAGCAAGTCCCGAAAATCATCCATCAGCTAATTGAAAATGGTCTGAAATCTGAAATTATCAATCAGATCGTCACCACTGTCTCAGATACGATTGCCCTGCGTGTAATAGAAAATGTCATTTCTGATCTTGGTACACCTCCGGCGAAGTTTGTGTTTTTCGTCATGGGAAGTGAAGGTCGCGGAGAGCAAACGCTCAAAACAGATCAAGATAATGCTATCATTTATGAAGATAAAGCCAATGAACAAAGGGAATTGGTCAGAGACTATTTTTTAGATTTTTCCAATCGCGTTTCCACAGATTTGGATCATATTGGTTTTAGTTTCTGTCTTGGAGGCTTTATGGCTAAAAACCCCAAATGGACACATTCTCTATCACATTGGAAACGAAATTATGAAAGCTGGATTCAGGAATCTACACAAGAAACTGTGATGAAATATTCAACTTTCTTTGACTGTCGAGCGATTTATGGAGATTTTGGAATTTTAGAAGAGTTGAAGGACTTTATGGATCAGCAACTTCAAAACCCAACAGAAAGATTTTTCTTAAATATGGGTAACAATGCGCTGCAATATGAACCACCACTGACATTTCTGAAAAATATAAGAACCTTCAAAATTGAGGGAGAAAAGTTTTTTGATATCAAAAAAACCATGACTCCGATTGTAGATTTGGTAAGGATTTTTGCATTAAAAAATCGTGTTTTTGAGACAAATACAGGTAAAAGAATTCTCGCACTTCAGCAAAAAGGCATTTTTACTGAAAAAGAAGCCCAAGAGCTTCAGCATGCATATTATTACCTGATGGCTTTGCGACTAGAAAAACAAGCTCTGATGATCATAGAAGAAAATAAAACTCCAGAGAATTTTGTCAGTATCAAGGAACTTACGAAAGTTCAAATGGTCACTTTGGTAGAGATTTTCAAAGTCATCAAGGAGTTTCAACTCAAGATTAAAATCGAGTTTACTAAGAATTTGTTTTGA